A genomic region of Polypterus senegalus isolate Bchr_013 chromosome 17, ASM1683550v1, whole genome shotgun sequence contains the following coding sequences:
- the LOC120518115 gene encoding keratin, type I cytoskeletal 50 kDa-like, with protein MLKNFSSSSYAPGIGQRGSSISLRQSSVPTVARASSLYGASRGVTMSVAPSTFSAAGTNLASSFVYGSGSVAGGNFSLTDAVDTSTLGNGKAAMQNLNDRLATYLERVRSLEKANAALELQIHEFLEKRGPVQRDTSAYEVTIADLHAQIQDATRENASIYLSIDNAKLAADDFRVKYETELALRQSVEADITRLRKLLDEMTVARADLEMQIEGLKEELIYLKKNHEEELKAIRNQSGDVNVEVDAPAQVDLSAILAEVRQQYESLIARNQKEVEAWHQSKFDALNKEMSTNTETLHTSKSEITELRRTVQNLEIELQSALNLKVSLEGTLAETESRYAAQLLQLQDIVTSLEEQLAQLRAAIEQSSLDYQRLLDIKTRLEMEIAEYRRLLDGEDRSHIVETTKDTSLSSSKTTTTKVVTIVEEVVDGKVVSSSSSSTSSSQLVKS; from the exons ATGCTTAAGAATTTCTCCAGCAGCAGCTATGCACCCGGCATTGGCCAGCGAGGAAGCTCCATCAGCCTGCGCCAGTCCTCTGTGCCCACTGTGGCCCGGGCTTCCAGCTTGTATGGAGCGAGCAGGGGTGTCACCATGTCTGTGGCCCCCTCGAccttcagtgctgctgggactAACCTGGCATCCAGCTTCGTCTATGGCTCTGGCTCAGTCGCTGGTGGCAACTTCTCCCTGACCGACGCCGTGGACACAAGCACATTGGGTAACGGCAAGGCGGCCATGCAGAACCTGAATGACCGTCTGGCTACCTACCTGGAGAGGGTCCGTTCCCTGGAGAAGGCCAATGCTGCCCTTGAGTTGCAGATCCATGAGTTCCTGGAGAAGCGTGGGCCTGTCCAGCGGGACACGAGTGCCTATGAGGTGACCATCGCTGACCTCCATGCTCAG ATTCAGGATGCCACCCGTGAGAACGCCAGCATCTACCTGAGCATTGACAATGCCAAACTGGCTGCAGATGACTTCAGGGTCAA GTATGAGACCGAGCTGGCCCTGAGACAGTCTGTGGAGGCTGACATCACCCGCCTGCGCAAACTCCTGGATGAGATGACCGTGGCCAGGGCTGACCTGGAGATGCAGATTGAAGGCCTGAAGGAGGAGCTCATCTACCTCAAGAAGAACCACGAAGAG GAACTCAAGGCCATCCGCAACCAGTCTGGAGATGTGAACGTCGAGGTCGATGCTCCTGCTCAAGTGGACCTCAGTGCAATCCTTGCGGAAGTGCGCCAGCAGTACGAGAGCTTGATCGCCAGGAACCAGAAGGAAGTGGAGGCCTGGCACCAGAGCAAG TTTGATGCCCTGAACAAGGAGATGTCCACCAACACCGAAACCCTTCACACATCCAAATCAGAAATCACCGAACTCCGCCGCACCGTCCAGAACCTTGAGATCGAGCTGCAGTCGGCACTTAACTTG AAAGTCTCGCTGGAAGGCACCCTGGCCGAGACGGAGTCCCGCTATGCCGCTCAGCTGCTCCAATTGCAGGACATCGTCACCAGCCTGGAGGAGCAGCTCGCTCAGCTGAGGGCAGCCATTGAGCAGAGCAGCCTGGACTACCAGAGGCTGCTGGACATCAAGACTCGCCTGGAGATGGAGATCGCAGAGTACCGCCGACTGCTGGACGGGGAGGATCGAAG TCACATTGTCGAAACAACAAAGGACACGTCCCTCTCGTCGAGCAAGACGACCACCACCAAGGTGGTGACCATTGTGGAGGAGGTCGTCGACGGGAAGGTGGTGAGCAGCTCCTCATCCTCCACCTCCTCCAGCCAGCTGGTGAAATCCTAG